DNA sequence from the Candidatus Sysuiplasma jiujiangense genome:
CCACCCTGAACGACAACTTCGCTGTCTTCGGCGCCACCGGTTCGGGCAAGAGCACCCTGCTCTCCCTCATTGCTGCAACGCTCATACGCAGGGGAAGGCCGGTGCTCATCATCGACCCGCACAGCGATCTGGTCAGGAAGACGCTTTCCCTCATTCCCAGTCAAGCGACGGACGGCAGTGTCATCTATGTCGACGCGGTCAAATCGCCGGTGGGGCTGAACCCCTTCGAAATCTTCCGCCAGATAGCCTACAGGGACCAGCTCTCCTCCCTTGTAACAGAGTCCATAGGCCATGTCGTCAGAAGTGCATACGGACCGGAGTTCTGGGGTCCCCGCCTTGACTTCCTTCTCAAGGGAGTGCTCGATGCCGTTGCGCCGCTCAGTGAGACAAACTACGCAGACGTTCTTGAACTCCTTTCCAATCCCTTTGCAACAAGGGAGGTTGCCGAAACCTGTCCCGATGCAGCGACAAAGGATTTCCTTCTCCACTCCTTTCCGAAGGCAAGGGAAGAATGGTGGATGCCAATCAGGGACAAGGTCGGCAGGATTGTGCTGGATGCCGAATCAAGAAGGATTCTCTGCCAGCGCAAGAACAACATAAATCTTGGCGATGCAATCGCATCAGGCAAGTCACTCTTCGTTGACATAGACATGAGCAGGATTGGAGAAACCACCTCCTCCCTCCTCGGTTCAATGATACTGTCGATGTACTGGGTTGTAGCATGCGCACAGAAATGCGGAACGACAGTAATCATAGACGAGGCGCATCGCTTCCCGCCCAGGCTGATTGAACAGATTGCATCGCAGGGAAGGAAATTCGGCGTCAGTATCATGGTGGCGAGCCAGAGCCCGTCCTCATTCAGCAGGGAGTTCCTCGGCGCAATGGGTTCCAACTTCAGGAACAGGATATCCTTCCAGCTCGGCGAGGTCGATTCGGCAACAGCTGCAAGCCTTGTCGGCAACGTGGATAAAGAGGAGATTGAATGGCTGGAAAGAATGCATGCTGTCGCCAACTTCTCAGGCAATGTCACTCTGCTTGACATGGATATCGTATTCTGGGACAAGCGCCTGTGCGATGATGCAACCAGGCTGACTGCACAGACCTATCCCTCCGTCGACGACGCCCTTCCCTCACCGATGGCTTCAATGGAGAACCAGCTCTTCGACATACTCCAGATAGCCGGCATGGCGGAAACGCTCGGCAAGCAGTCGCTCAGCGGCCTCCAGGAGACGGGCGTCTTCCAGCTCTTCCCCTACGGCATGCAGGAAATGGCGGCGCTCGTGGAGAATGCAAGGTCTCTCGGCCTCATACAGAAGGCACATCTGAAACTTTCACAGAAGGGATGGAACGAGCTCTACAGGCTGCAGGGAGGAATGATGGCAGGTGGTGACGAGCACAGGAGCATGGTGCTCAAGGTGAAGAAGGCGCTCGACACAATGGGCATGCTGACTTGCATTACAAGGCAGCGCCCCGGCCAGGAACAGCCCGATCTGCTTGCAAAGACGGCGGGCGGCATTGTCTCCAGCCTCTTCTATTTCGAGGTCGAGGTTGCAACGAAATACCAGCTCGACAAAAGGAGAAAGAAGGTGGAAAGGGCTGAAAGGGCAGGTGCTATCCCCGTGTTCGTTTTCGGAGAGAAGGGGCCAGTTCTGTCCGCACTGAAGAAGGGCGAGTTCCCGACATCCCTGTTCCTGCACCTTGTTGGCGAAAGGCTCATGTCATTCAGCCGCTCAGAGTGGTCACCGCTGTCAGAAGCAAAAGATATTGTTGAGCTGTCACGCAACCTGGAGTCGGACATCACGGGACCAACCAGGAAAGAATTGTAAAAGACTGCAAGGAGTGAATAATTTCATGTCGCATCTACCGAACATGAGATGCTGAAGTGTAGAGTTGGCAAAGACTCAGGGCGATTTCTATATGACATCGGCAATACAAATCCATCGGATTCTGTCAAACATCTCAAGCGATGTTGCAATATCTGCCTAAAAGATTCAACTGAGTCCTAAGCAATGCCCAATAATGCAGCCAACTGCAATCTGTTCTACAAACGATCATTGTATTCTGGGAGGTGGCATAATTTGCGATTACACTTTCTGGATACTGAGCTTTTAATGTCAGCGGATGCGCTAATACGTCGCATCAACTTCGTGCAATTATTTCGGCACAAAGATCCATTCATTATCTGTGCTCCTTCGACATTCCTATAATTGAGGACACTATCAAAAAGACTAAGAGTAACCTTCAGAGAGAGAGTTGTTGCATTTCTTGAAGAAGAAGGCAATGAACCAGACCTTCATTGTAATGACCACATATCAGGAAGACTCAAACAGAAATAGTGCGGAAGAATGGTAAAGGATAATGTGAATACAGAATCCGTGGCCTGCTGAGCGCCAGAGCAGCATTAGACTTATTTTAATACCATTTGAAACTGGAAAATCGACCTCATTTTCGCAGACGAAATGTCACGGATTGGCCACTGCAAGCATAAAGCCGATGATTCTAAATCTTTACTCGCCTATGCTTTTATCTTGAGATCCTCTAAGATTATCTGTGCTGCATTGTGTCCAGGGGCACCTTTGACGCCACCGCCGGGATGTGTTCCCGCGCCGCAAATATATAGCGAGTTTATTGGTGTTCTGTAATGTGCCCACCCAACCAATGGTCTGAATGAAAGCATCTGATTCAAAGTCTGGTCCAGATGGGTAACGTTTCCTTCTGTGAAACCAAATGTTTTTTCAAGGTCAAGCGGCGAAAGGGCATCAATATGCGTTATAGACTTCCTGACGCCTGGACAGTAATTTTCCAGAACGTTCAGTGCCCGTTCAAGCGCAATCGGTTTCAGATCTTCCCATTTACCCTCACGCAGAACATAGGGATTGTATTTTGAAATTATACTCAGAGTATGCATGCCTGCTGGCGCCATTGTATTATCCCAAGCCGTCTGTGAAAAAATGCTTAAGGGCGGTTCATCTGGTATTCGACCCCATCGGCTATCATCATATGCTTTCTGTCCGTAATCTATTGAAGGGTTAATATCAGTCAACGCCTTTTGCTGATCGGCCACGACAGCAGATGGAAGTGCTTTGAAGTTCAGATGAGAATTGAGAACAAGATTTATTTTGAAGGAAGTGCCGTACGCTCTCAAACTTTCTGTCTTTCTTACAAAATCGTCCTCCAGATGATCTTCACCGACGAGTTTGAGAAAAGTAGTTTTCGGATCTGCATTCGAAACGACAATCTTGGAGGTAAGTTTCTTGCCAGTTTTCAGTTCGATGCCGGTTGCCTTGCCTTTCTCAATGATGATATTTTTTACCTCCGCGTCAGTAATTACTGTGCCACCATGCGCTCGGAAGTACGATGCAAGTGCTTTGGTTACCGCTCCAGTGCCTCCAATTGCACAATGATATCCGCGCTTCCCTAGCGCCATCGCCATTATATAGGAAGTGCCGACGGTATCCGGCCCCATGCTTGTATTGAGAACACCATTCATCACGAGTGCACCTTTCACCTCATCAGATTCGAAATGTTCATTTAGCAGATCTGCCGCACTCGTCATCAGTATTTCCCTTACAACATCCTCAAATTCACTGCCTTCGAAAAAGGAAGTCAGATCGTTAAGTGACGGAGGTGGCGCAAGCAGTAGCGGCTCCACTGTTTCGGCAAAATTTCTGAGATATTCCGAGAATCTTGGAAATTCTCGTGCATCATTTTTGGAGAACTTCTCCATGCTCTTTGCTGTCTTCTCATCGGAAAGATAAGTGAAAAGATGTTTGCCGCTTGGAAAAGGGGCGAAATTCTGCGGATCCACAGGTTTCAGAGACAAACCGTGTTTTACGAGTTCCAGATCTGTAATGATTTTGTCCATCACTCCTGGAACATAACTTGCACGGGAAATTTTGATGCCCTGCCAGAGTTCTTCAGTAACGGCGGCACCGCCTATTATGTTCCTTCGCTCAACAATGCAGACTTTGAGTCCTGCCTTGGCCAAGTAACATCCACAGGTCAGACCATTATGTCCTGATCCTATAATTATGGCATCGTAGTCTGTCATAATCGCGTTTAATGCATCCTATTATTAAATTCTTCTTTTTTCCAGAATCTTGTCCATTGTTGACTAAGTTGTTCAACTAATGCCTATGTGTTAGGGCAAAATTCCACACATAACGCATTTCCATTATGAGACTGAAAAAGGTTAAATCCCATAATCCGCATGAATGATGCGAATGACGCAATTGCAGGATCCTGTTAAAGAAGCAGAGAGAGTAATTGAGCATGCGTCACGCCAGAACATTGATCTAAAATTGATAGGTGGACTGGCTGTGTATTTCAGATGTCCTTCCGCAAGATCCGGTCAATTGAGCAGACACTATGTGGACCTGGATTTTGTCTGCTCCAGAAGTCAAGGTGCGAAACTTAAAGATTTTTTTATTTCTTTGGGTTACAAACCTAGAGAAGTCTTCAACGCACTTCAGGGTGATAGAAGGCTGATATACAATGATCTGAACAATTCCCGGAGAGTTGATATTTTTCTTGACGTTTTTGAAATGTGTCATAAACTTGATTTCAGCAAAAGACTTTCTGTTGACAGAGATTCCTACACGATTCCCATAGCCGACCTTCTACTTACAAAGCTGCAGATTATTGAATATAATGCGAAGGACATGAATGACATGGCCTGCATTTTCTTGGACCATGATATCTCTGATACTGATGACGGAAATCATGTGAACGGCGGCTATATCTCTGAAATTTGTGCCGAACAATGGGGATTGTACAAAACTGTTACAACCAATCTGTCCAACCTCAAAGCGCATGTTTCGGCTATGAACGTAGATACAGGCTCGAAGAAGTTGGTCATAGATAGGATCGATAAGCTGACAGGGCTTATCGAGAGC
Encoded proteins:
- a CDS encoding ATP-binding protein, which encodes TLNDNFAVFGATGSGKSTLLSLIAATLIRRGRPVLIIDPHSDLVRKTLSLIPSQATDGSVIYVDAVKSPVGLNPFEIFRQIAYRDQLSSLVTESIGHVVRSAYGPEFWGPRLDFLLKGVLDAVAPLSETNYADVLELLSNPFATREVAETCPDAATKDFLLHSFPKAREEWWMPIRDKVGRIVLDAESRRILCQRKNNINLGDAIASGKSLFVDIDMSRIGETTSSLLGSMILSMYWVVACAQKCGTTVIIDEAHRFPPRLIEQIASQGRKFGVSIMVASQSPSSFSREFLGAMGSNFRNRISFQLGEVDSATAASLVGNVDKEEIEWLERMHAVANFSGNVTLLDMDIVFWDKRLCDDATRLTAQTYPSVDDALPSPMASMENQLFDILQIAGMAETLGKQSLSGLQETGVFQLFPYGMQEMAALVENARSLGLIQKAHLKLSQKGWNELYRLQGGMMAGGDEHRSMVLKVKKALDTMGMLTCITRQRPGQEQPDLLAKTAGGIVSSLFYFEVEVATKYQLDKRRKKVERAERAGAIPVFVFGEKGPVLSALKKGEFPTSLFLHLVGERLMSFSRSEWSPLSEAKDIVELSRNLESDITGPTRKEL
- a CDS encoding NAD(P)/FAD-dependent oxidoreductase; the encoded protein is MAKAGLKVCIVERRNIIGGAAVTEELWQGIKISRASYVPGVMDKIITDLELVKHGLSLKPVDPQNFAPFPSGKHLFTYLSDEKTAKSMEKFSKNDAREFPRFSEYLRNFAETVEPLLLAPPPSLNDLTSFFEGSEFEDVVREILMTSAADLLNEHFESDEVKGALVMNGVLNTSMGPDTVGTSYIMAMALGKRGYHCAIGGTGAVTKALASYFRAHGGTVITDAEVKNIIIEKGKATGIELKTGKKLTSKIVVSNADPKTTFLKLVGEDHLEDDFVRKTESLRAYGTSFKINLVLNSHLNFKALPSAVVADQQKALTDINPSIDYGQKAYDDSRWGRIPDEPPLSIFSQTAWDNTMAPAGMHTLSIISKYNPYVLREGKWEDLKPIALERALNVLENYCPGVRKSITHIDALSPLDLEKTFGFTEGNVTHLDQTLNQMLSFRPLVGWAHYRTPINSLYICGAGTHPGGGVKGAPGHNAAQIILEDLKIKA